A DNA window from Paenibacillus sp. HWE-109 contains the following coding sequences:
- a CDS encoding cache domain-containing sensor histidine kinase — MRKRTLSGQIYSYFLIVIVLSLLSVGAFSYIQSSKALDGQVKQYMEQMIDSASYQTDSYLQAYELLSNTVSSNSDVRSFMEMKPDDAYEYYVYSDKIKKFAEASVQSVVTLYKQLNMIYVVGQHGRSVIYENQNLLNFDPVLVQEQYDNLMKIAGDGKIALLNMSIRPVDQGSVVTMARKVRGPSYGDENRGVAAIEIKLAELAKTWDRVSLGKEGFFFIVDDTGNYIYPPAMGQRKPQDELSSLILASGNQTFIHKYNGEERMFVSRKSAYSDWNLVASMPVKELRRPADTIRTTTIIVGLVTLTIALWLAYRFGRSIIAPIRGLKESMRETEKGNWQYIEEIGRTDEIGGLIHSYNLMVTRLSDMIERVYEAELEQQKNALELGETKLERQRAEFQSLQLQINPHFLYNTLETINCYAIVQDSSEITEMVEAMAFMLRYSVQTNLEEITVANELNHVRNYMIVLQHRTGKEFEIEVAIPPSLLLEKMVRLTLQPLIENIFQHAFPDGVETHHIIRIDARKEDGLFQVFVEDNGIGMKPERLAELRQKLEQNRLAEPEEAQGEGSSQRGGIGLMNVHRRIQMVFGEAFGLSVDSEWGQGTRLTMTMPETARPRIRG; from the coding sequence ATGAGAAAAAGAACGCTTTCAGGTCAAATTTACTCATATTTTCTCATTGTGATCGTCTTGTCGCTACTGTCTGTCGGCGCTTTCTCCTATATCCAATCGTCCAAGGCGCTTGATGGTCAGGTGAAGCAATATATGGAGCAAATGATCGATAGCGCGAGTTACCAGACAGATAGTTATTTGCAGGCTTATGAGCTGTTAAGCAACACGGTTTCGTCCAACTCCGATGTGCGGTCTTTTATGGAAATGAAGCCGGATGATGCTTATGAATATTATGTGTACTCCGATAAAATCAAGAAATTTGCCGAGGCGTCGGTGCAGTCCGTCGTTACTTTGTATAAACAGTTGAACATGATTTATGTCGTTGGTCAGCATGGACGCTCCGTTATTTATGAGAATCAGAACCTGCTCAACTTCGACCCTGTGCTCGTGCAGGAGCAATACGATAACCTGATGAAAATTGCGGGCGACGGCAAAATCGCGCTGCTCAACATGAGCATTCGTCCTGTCGATCAGGGCTCTGTTGTCACGATGGCTCGTAAAGTGCGGGGCCCTTCCTATGGAGATGAGAATCGCGGCGTTGCCGCTATTGAGATTAAGCTCGCGGAGCTGGCCAAAACGTGGGACCGTGTCAGCTTGGGCAAGGAAGGCTTTTTCTTCATCGTGGACGATACGGGGAACTATATTTATCCGCCGGCAATGGGGCAGCGCAAGCCCCAAGATGAGCTGTCATCTTTGATTCTGGCTAGCGGGAATCAGACATTCATTCATAAATACAACGGGGAAGAACGTATGTTTGTGTCGCGGAAATCGGCTTACTCCGATTGGAATCTTGTGGCTTCTATGCCTGTAAAAGAGCTGCGCCGCCCTGCGGATACGATCCGAACAACGACTATTATCGTCGGGCTGGTGACATTGACAATAGCCCTTTGGCTGGCGTATCGCTTCGGTCGCTCCATTATCGCCCCTATTCGGGGGTTGAAAGAGAGTATGCGGGAGACGGAGAAGGGGAACTGGCAGTACATTGAGGAGATTGGCCGGACCGATGAAATTGGCGGACTCATTCACAGCTATAACCTGATGGTAACGCGCCTTTCAGATATGATTGAGCGTGTCTACGAAGCCGAGCTTGAGCAGCAGAAGAATGCGCTGGAGCTAGGCGAAACGAAACTGGAGAGACAGCGGGCTGAATTTCAGTCGCTGCAATTGCAGATCAATCCGCACTTCCTGTATAACACCTTGGAAACGATTAATTGCTACGCGATTGTGCAGGATTCCAGTGAAATTACGGAGATGGTGGAGGCCATGGCCTTCATGCTTCGCTATTCCGTGCAGACCAACTTAGAAGAAATAACCGTCGCGAATGAATTGAATCATGTGCGTAATTATATGATTGTTTTGCAGCACCGGACAGGCAAAGAATTCGAGATTGAAGTAGCGATTCCGCCTAGTCTGCTGCTCGAGAAGATGGTCCGGCTGACCTTGCAGCCGCTGATCGAGAACATTTTCCAGCATGCTTTCCCTGACGGTGTAGAGACGCACCATATCATTCGCATCGATGCTCGCAAAGAAGACGGCTTGTTCCAAGTCTTCGTCGAAGATAACGGCATCGGTATGAAGCCGGAACGACTGGCTGAGCTGCGCCAGAAGCTGGAGCAGAATCGTTTGGCTGAACCCGAGGAGGCCCAAGGGGAAGGCAGTTCGCAGCGCGGAGGCATCGGGCTGATGAATGTCCATCGCCGGATTCAAATGGTGTTCGGCGAAGCCTTTGGTCTCTCCGTGGACAGCGAGTGGGGCCAAGGGACCCGCTTGACGATGACCATGCCGGAGACCGCGCGGCCTCGCATTCGGGGCTGA
- a CDS encoding SDR family NAD(P)-dependent oxidoreductase, which translates to MNINLTGKIALVTGSNAGIGRAIALGLASNGAKVGVNCLNNVAQGQEVVAEIQAAGGEAVLVQADVTNLEQIDRLVHEVEQALGGTIDILVNNAGHLVQRVQNAEMFEEMYDRIMDVNLKSTVFMSKRVLAGMKAKGGGRIINMTSVAAHNGGGPGSSIYAASKAAVLTFSKGLAKEVAASGITVNNVSPGFIGNTMFHATFTTDTARQATINGIPLQREGTPDDVAGAVLYLASDLAAYVTGETIEINGGMMMR; encoded by the coding sequence ATGAACATCAATTTAACGGGCAAGATTGCGCTTGTAACAGGATCTAACGCAGGAATCGGTCGCGCTATCGCATTGGGCTTGGCAAGCAATGGCGCTAAAGTTGGGGTGAATTGTTTAAACAACGTTGCGCAGGGGCAGGAAGTTGTAGCGGAAATTCAGGCAGCAGGCGGCGAGGCTGTGCTAGTGCAGGCGGATGTGACGAACTTGGAGCAAATCGATCGACTTGTTCATGAAGTGGAGCAGGCGCTCGGCGGTACGATTGATATTCTGGTCAACAATGCAGGTCACCTCGTGCAGCGCGTACAGAATGCAGAGATGTTCGAAGAGATGTATGACCGCATTATGGACGTGAATTTGAAAAGTACCGTGTTTATGTCCAAAAGGGTGCTCGCTGGCATGAAAGCCAAAGGCGGCGGCCGCATCATCAACATGACATCCGTAGCAGCACACAACGGCGGCGGACCGGGTTCAAGCATCTATGCAGCAAGCAAAGCAGCCGTACTGACTTTCTCCAAAGGACTGGCGAAAGAAGTAGCAGCCAGCGGAATTACAGTTAACAACGTCTCCCCTGGTTTCATCGGCAATACAATGTTTCATGCCACATTTACAACGGATACGGCTCGTCAAGCTACGATCAACGGAATTCCACTGCAGCGGGAAGGAACACCGGATGATGTGGCAGGCGCAGTGCTTTATTTGGCTTCCGATCTGGCTGCCTATGTTACGGGTGAGACGATTGAAATCAACGGCGGGATGATGATGCGATGA
- a CDS encoding heparinase II/III domain-containing protein, with translation MSTVLRLSEKLENLTWAGRIAQQLKEEIDGLLQAGSLSIPKEPGGWWHQYVCPHHHTELTFDSMQVDAADFHCPHGCVIEGEEYHGAWLVFKHQSLARVALQAAAVYAALGEVSYASLSKRLLVEYAEQFPLYPVHPEAQSWMLKGRAFHQALTEAIWSTTLIRAYLLLRDEGVAFAVAEQAAIDAFLGLLAGSMEEYRHILIHERNNAENNYTAWLNASLSCVYAARGEQAALEALIEGQGGFKHHLSIGVKPDQMEFEGSTYYHVFVLRAYLISAEMAQRFGIDLYATTGAEGQSMRGMLEVLADLADDQGALPALHDGPLAREPYAREIAEIAEQGLAIYGIAGLAPVLREAYRQLGAAGGEQLEALLYGSGAAAGVTSPGPRPARLWPDSGFVLGRVAGNPLSFLADFGEHGGSHGHYDKLHLTLMHNAQTLTPDLGMVPYGSSMRKSWFVETASHNTVSLDGLSQAPHEGRCVRYEATESSVYAWLQSTDGYEGCTLNRHLLLTEDWLLDWYQVELAGEEPRSIEWWMHPVVETNAPLQARERDQDDKILGRFLHDTHLHASYMLATQATVFHTVFVQPGDELLAVQTPGDAIDPSKPLTAMLHRRQDRRADFIHIYRSGSRAELTKHSANELVVTVPDHSVSPVRMQLTSEDGLLFT, from the coding sequence ATGAGTACGGTGCTGAGGCTAAGCGAAAAGCTGGAGAATCTGACTTGGGCAGGCCGTATAGCACAACAATTAAAAGAGGAAATCGACGGGCTGCTGCAAGCAGGCAGCCTCTCGATTCCCAAAGAACCTGGGGGATGGTGGCACCAGTATGTTTGTCCACATCATCATACCGAACTGACGTTCGATTCGATGCAAGTAGATGCAGCTGACTTTCACTGTCCGCATGGCTGCGTCATTGAAGGTGAGGAATATCACGGTGCTTGGCTCGTGTTCAAGCACCAGTCTTTGGCTCGCGTCGCTTTGCAGGCGGCTGCTGTTTATGCGGCGCTAGGCGAAGTATCTTATGCGTCGCTCAGCAAAAGACTGCTCGTCGAATACGCCGAGCAGTTCCCGCTCTACCCCGTGCATCCGGAGGCGCAAAGCTGGATGCTGAAGGGGCGCGCTTTTCACCAGGCGCTAACGGAAGCGATCTGGTCTACGACGCTGATTCGCGCGTACTTATTGCTGCGCGATGAGGGGGTTGCGTTCGCGGTGGCAGAGCAAGCGGCAATCGACGCGTTCTTAGGCCTGCTCGCGGGCAGCATGGAAGAATACCGGCACATCCTTATCCATGAGCGGAACAATGCGGAGAACAATTACACCGCTTGGCTGAACGCGTCATTGTCTTGCGTCTACGCTGCTCGCGGGGAGCAAGCGGCGCTCGAAGCCCTGATTGAAGGCCAAGGCGGCTTCAAGCATCATCTATCGATCGGCGTGAAACCCGATCAGATGGAGTTCGAGGGAAGCACGTACTATCACGTTTTCGTGCTTCGGGCGTACTTGATCTCTGCGGAGATGGCGCAGCGGTTCGGCATCGATCTCTACGCCACGACCGGCGCAGAGGGGCAGTCCATGCGCGGCATGCTCGAGGTCTTGGCCGATCTGGCCGACGACCAAGGCGCTCTGCCCGCGCTGCACGACGGGCCGCTCGCGCGCGAACCCTACGCGCGCGAGATCGCCGAGATCGCGGAGCAGGGGCTCGCGATCTACGGCATCGCCGGCCTCGCGCCGGTGCTGCGCGAAGCGTACCGGCAGCTGGGCGCGGCCGGCGGCGAGCAGCTCGAAGCGCTGCTCTACGGCTCCGGCGCAGCCGCCGGCGTTACTTCGCCCGGCCCGCGGCCGGCGCGGCTCTGGCCGGACTCCGGCTTCGTGCTTGGCCGTGTAGCGGGGAACCCGCTGTCGTTCCTCGCTGATTTCGGCGAGCACGGCGGTTCCCACGGCCACTACGACAAGCTGCATCTGACGTTGATGCACAACGCGCAGACCTTGACGCCCGATTTGGGGATGGTGCCTTACGGCTCATCGATGCGCAAATCGTGGTTTGTCGAAACCGCCAGCCACAATACCGTGTCGCTGGATGGCCTCTCCCAAGCGCCGCATGAAGGGCGCTGTGTCCGTTATGAAGCAACCGAATCCTCCGTATACGCGTGGTTGCAGTCAACGGACGGTTACGAGGGCTGCACGTTGAATCGGCATTTGCTTTTGACGGAAGATTGGCTGCTGGACTGGTATCAGGTTGAGCTTGCTGGCGAAGAGCCCCGAAGCATTGAGTGGTGGATGCATCCTGTTGTTGAAACGAATGCGCCATTGCAGGCTCGGGAGAGAGATCAAGACGACAAGATTCTGGGTCGATTCCTTCATGATACTCACCTTCACGCCTCCTACATGCTGGCAACTCAGGCAACCGTGTTTCACACGGTATTTGTACAGCCGGGCGATGAGCTTCTAGCTGTGCAAACACCGGGAGATGCAATCGACCCGAGCAAGCCGCTTACGGCTATGCTGCATCGTCGTCAGGATCGACGCGCGGACTTTATTCATATCTACCGTTCAGGCAGCCGTGCGGAGTTGACAAAACATTCCGCCAATGAGTTGGTGGTCACGGTTCCTGATCATTCAGTCAGTCCTGTACGTATGCAATTAACAAGTGAAGACGGACTGCTTTTCACATAG
- a CDS encoding DUF4962 domain-containing protein, with product MTLLSPLYEPQSGVLTVQYEPNEQTILLENPPRFTWIPAQLEQDRYVLQISSTPAFSQEDTQTIQPIPYNLYTPDEALQPGTYFWRYALLQEQDSHTAWSQVRRFEVPADLPETPLPSRHRRYAEATVQHPRLWLQTAEIEDFRRQLAVDPSYCGFDVFYEKSVRPWIDRELIAEPLPYPGNKRVAKLWRQMYMDTQEVLYAIRHLAVAGTLTEDAALLDQAKTWLLHAISWNMDGTTSRDYNDEASFRMTGAIAWGYDWLYAELSEEERVQVRGVLLARTRQISQHVIEHSKIHHVPFDSHAVRSLSSVLVPSCIALLEEEPEVREWLDYTLEYYACLYSPWGGPDGGWAEGPMYWTTGMAFVTEAMNLLKKYTGINFYQRPFFAKTGDFPLYTFSPDTLRASFGDQSTLGDPVSLKTGFNIRQFAGVTDNGLYQWYFERVRETDTDSEMKFYNYGWWDFRFDEMVYRHDYPQVEAIEPTDANIESVKWFRDIGWVAFHSQMADPERHIMLLTKSSKYGSVSHSHGDQNGFLLHAYGEPLAIESGYYVAFNSTMHMNWRRQTRSTNNILIDGRGQYAEKNKVLNMAASGFVEVAEQRKGYGYSRSNGTAAYLENVPYLERYVRELYFFGTYVVVVDHIDLSQAGSVDWLFQTLYEMKLNGQTFKVQGRKADMDGRFVYCSSGELELTQHQGFADVDPVEIEGLPQHWHLKATTKPARSHRIATLLVPIKHGEPKYVSYFMDDQGFDTHIYFTEDGITNKVEVPKAY from the coding sequence ATGACCTTATTGTCGCCCTTATACGAACCGCAGAGCGGCGTGTTGACTGTACAATACGAACCGAATGAGCAAACGATTTTGCTGGAAAACCCACCTCGCTTTACGTGGATTCCTGCACAATTGGAGCAGGATCGCTATGTGCTGCAAATTTCGTCAACGCCTGCTTTCTCACAGGAAGATACGCAGACTATACAGCCGATTCCTTATAACTTATACACGCCCGATGAAGCGCTGCAGCCGGGGACCTACTTCTGGCGGTATGCTTTGCTTCAAGAGCAGGATTCGCATACGGCATGGAGCCAAGTGCGACGCTTTGAGGTCCCGGCAGATTTGCCGGAGACTCCGCTGCCCAGCCGCCACCGCCGCTACGCGGAAGCAACAGTGCAGCATCCTAGATTATGGCTGCAAACTGCCGAAATCGAAGATTTTCGTCGTCAATTAGCGGTAGATCCGAGTTATTGCGGATTTGATGTTTTTTATGAAAAGTCGGTTCGGCCTTGGATAGATCGGGAGCTGATTGCTGAGCCGTTGCCATACCCCGGCAACAAACGAGTTGCTAAGCTTTGGCGTCAAATGTACATGGATACGCAAGAAGTGCTTTATGCGATTCGTCACCTTGCAGTGGCGGGTACTTTAACCGAAGATGCTGCCCTCTTGGATCAGGCCAAAACTTGGCTGCTCCACGCCATTTCTTGGAATATGGACGGCACGACCAGCCGTGACTACAATGATGAAGCTTCCTTCCGTATGACGGGTGCTATCGCGTGGGGTTACGATTGGCTTTATGCGGAGTTGTCTGAGGAGGAGCGTGTGCAGGTGCGCGGGGTTTTGCTGGCTCGCACACGCCAAATTAGCCAGCATGTGATCGAACATTCCAAAATCCATCATGTGCCGTTCGACAGTCATGCCGTTCGTTCGCTATCCAGTGTTCTCGTTCCCAGCTGCATCGCTTTATTGGAGGAGGAGCCGGAAGTCCGCGAGTGGCTCGACTACACCCTTGAATACTATGCGTGCTTATATTCGCCGTGGGGCGGACCGGATGGCGGCTGGGCGGAAGGTCCGATGTATTGGACGACCGGGATGGCCTTTGTCACGGAAGCGATGAATTTGCTGAAGAAATATACGGGCATTAATTTTTATCAAAGACCATTTTTTGCGAAAACCGGCGATTTCCCGCTGTATACGTTCAGCCCGGACACTCTCCGCGCCAGCTTCGGGGATCAATCCACGCTTGGTGATCCGGTGAGCTTGAAGACGGGCTTCAACATTCGTCAATTTGCTGGCGTTACCGACAATGGGTTGTACCAATGGTATTTCGAGCGGGTGCGCGAGACGGATACCGATTCCGAGATGAAATTCTACAATTACGGCTGGTGGGATTTCCGTTTTGACGAGATGGTCTACCGTCACGATTATCCGCAGGTGGAGGCGATAGAGCCGACTGACGCCAATATTGAGTCGGTCAAATGGTTCCGCGACATCGGCTGGGTCGCCTTCCATTCGCAAATGGCCGATCCGGAGCGACATATCATGCTGCTGACGAAGAGCAGCAAATACGGCTCCGTCAGCCATAGCCATGGCGACCAAAACGGCTTCCTGCTGCACGCCTATGGCGAACCATTGGCCATAGAAAGCGGCTATTACGTGGCGTTCAACAGCACGATGCATATGAACTGGCGTCGGCAGACGCGTTCGACGAACAACATTTTGATTGACGGGCGGGGGCAGTACGCCGAGAAAAATAAAGTGCTGAACATGGCTGCCAGCGGCTTCGTCGAAGTGGCCGAGCAGCGCAAGGGCTACGGATACTCCCGCAGCAACGGCACGGCGGCATATCTGGAGAACGTGCCATATCTAGAGCGCTATGTGCGCGAATTGTACTTCTTTGGCACGTATGTTGTGGTTGTCGATCATATCGACCTGTCGCAGGCAGGCTCCGTCGATTGGCTGTTCCAGACCCTGTACGAGATGAAGCTGAACGGACAGACCTTCAAAGTCCAGGGCCGCAAAGCGGACATGGACGGTCGCTTCGTGTACTGCTCCTCCGGTGAACTGGAGCTGACGCAGCATCAAGGCTTCGCGGATGTTGATCCGGTCGAAATCGAAGGCTTGCCGCAGCATTGGCACCTGAAGGCAACCACCAAGCCGGCGCGCAGCCACCGGATCGCGACGCTCCTCGTGCCGATCAAGCACGGCGAGCCGAAATACGTGTCCTATTTCATGGATGACCAAGGCTTCGACACGCATATCTACTTCACGGAAGACGGCATCACGAATAAAGTTGAGGTACCTAAGGCTTACTAA